Below is a window of Actinomycetota bacterium DNA.
GCATCAGAGCCACAGCCACCCCGGTCTTCGGGAACCCCGCCAGGACCAGCCGGTCTCCGCACGATGGCAACTGACCCGAGGGGTTGCGGAACACGAAGCTCGTATCTGTGACGACGATGCCCGTGCGGTCCGGGGCGTTGGGGCAGGCCGGAAGGTCCTGAGCGTGCCATGAGGTGGGGTACTGGAGGGTCCATCCTGTGGTCTGGAGGGTCCCCGCGGTCATCTCTGCCGATGGAGACGACTGGAAGGCCCCTGCCAGCCGCAGGACCGCCCAGGCGAACACCGCCAGAACCAGGACCAAGCTCACAGCAACGGTGGGGCGGCGCTCTCGTGGGATGGGTCGACGTTCGGATCGAGTCAGGCTCGCGCGCCTCTGGATGTCGGGCCACAGCTCTGGTGGGGTGTTTCGTTCGACTTCTGCAATGCGGTCAGTGGGATCACTCATCGTTCTCCTCCAGCAGCATGCGAAGGCGCCTCCGCCCTCGGGTCAGGTGGACACCCACGGTGGCCTTGGCCGAGCCCGTGATCGCGGCCACCTCCTTCAGCGAGTACCCGGCGTAGTAGTGCAAGACGATGGCGGCCCGCTGTCGCTCGGAGATCCTCGCCAGCGCGGTCAGGACGTCCGAGGGCTCCGGCATCTCGTAGTGCTCTTCGCCTGGGGGCCCACCGGTCCCCCGTCGTCGTTTCAGTTCTCCGGCCGCGATGCGGAAGGCCGCCTTCCAGACCCAGGCGGACGGGGACCGGATGGCGGAGCCTCGGCCAAGGGCTTGGACGAAGGCTTCCGCGACGGCATCGCTCGCCACCTCCCGGTCGCCTGAGTACGCGAGTAGTGCCCACCACAACCGGGCGCCCTCCTCCCGGTAGAGGCGCTCCAGGCGCTGGTCTGGGCTCACGACCACATCCTGCTCCACGCCCCTTACAGGGAGAGAACAGGGTCGGAAGTCTTACAGGGGCCCGGCAACCGTGGTCAGAAAGCAAGCGATCAAACAGCGTAGAAGGGCGCCTGGACAAAGCGACGGGCAAGACCAAGCTGAGGCCCGTCCGAAGCGAGGCAGCCGTCGCTGTAAAG
It encodes the following:
- a CDS encoding sigma-70 family RNA polymerase sigma factor; the protein is MSPDQRLERLYREEGARLWWALLAYSGDREVASDAVAEAFVQALGRGSAIRSPSAWVWKAAFRIAAGELKRRRGTGGPPGEEHYEMPEPSDVLTALARISERQRAAIVLHYYAGYSLKEVAAITGSAKATVGVHLTRGRRRLRMLLEENDE